A genomic region of Pseudomonas sp. MPC6 contains the following coding sequences:
- a CDS encoding VWA domain-containing protein: MFEFAWPWMFALLPLPWLLRMVLPVADSGEPALKVSFLSDLEGLARRRARANLPAWRQQAPFILLWLLLLIAAARPQWLGEPLPIAASGRDLLVAVDVSGSMDFPDMRWQDDEVSRLTLVQHLLGDFLEGREGDRVGLILFGSQAYLQAPLTFDRRTVRVWLDEARIGIAGKNTAIGDAIGLALKRLRMHPAQSRVLILVTDGANNGGEIAPLTAARLAALEGVKIYTIGIGANPEDSGTLGFLGINPSLDLDEPSLKAIAKATGGQYFRARDGQELQVIKDLLDTLEPVTQQPTQARPAQALYHWPLAMALLLSMLLVVRELWPDNPLQRLFNKDLFLQSQLPDWRRRLNRLRLRRRR, translated from the coding sequence ATGTTTGAATTCGCCTGGCCGTGGATGTTCGCCCTGCTGCCACTGCCCTGGCTGTTGCGCATGGTGCTGCCGGTGGCGGACAGCGGCGAGCCGGCGCTCAAGGTCAGCTTCCTCAGTGACCTCGAAGGCCTGGCCCGGCGCCGCGCCCGAGCCAACCTGCCGGCCTGGCGCCAACAAGCGCCGTTCATTCTGTTGTGGTTGTTGTTGCTGATCGCCGCGGCCCGCCCGCAATGGCTCGGCGAGCCGCTGCCGATTGCCGCCAGCGGCCGCGACCTGCTGGTCGCGGTGGACGTGTCCGGTTCCATGGACTTTCCCGACATGCGCTGGCAGGACGACGAGGTCAGCCGTCTGACATTGGTCCAGCATTTACTCGGCGACTTCCTCGAAGGTCGCGAAGGCGACCGGGTCGGCCTGATCCTGTTTGGCAGCCAGGCGTACCTGCAAGCACCGCTGACCTTCGACCGGCGCACCGTGCGGGTCTGGCTCGACGAAGCGCGCATCGGCATCGCCGGCAAAAACACCGCGATCGGCGATGCCATTGGCCTGGCCCTGAAGCGGTTGCGCATGCACCCGGCGCAAAGTCGCGTGCTGATTCTGGTCACCGACGGCGCCAATAACGGCGGCGAAATCGCCCCGCTGACGGCGGCGCGACTGGCGGCACTCGAAGGGGTGAAAATCTACACCATCGGCATCGGTGCCAATCCGGAGGACAGTGGCACACTCGGCTTTCTCGGGATCAACCCGAGCCTGGACCTCGACGAGCCGTCCTTGAAAGCCATCGCCAAAGCCACCGGCGGCCAGTACTTCCGCGCGCGCGATGGCCAGGAGCTGCAGGTGATCAAGGACCTGCTCGACACGCTCGAACCGGTGACGCAACAACCCACCCAGGCGCGTCCGGCCCAGGCCTTGTATCACTGGCCGCTGGCAATGGCATTGCTGCTGAGCATGTTGCTGGTGGTCCGCGAGCTCTGGCCGGACAACCCCTTGCAGCGCTTGTTTAACAAGGATCTGTTCTTGCAATCGCAACTGCCCGACTGGCGCAGGCGCCTCAACCGCCTGCGCCTGCGGAGGCGCCGATGA
- a CDS encoding NAD-glutamate dehydrogenase, giving the protein MAFFTAASKADFQHQLQAALAQHISEQALPQVALFAEQFFGIISLDELTQRRLSDLAGCTLSAWRLLERFDHAQPQVRVYNPDYERHGWQSTHTAVEVLHHDLPFLVDSVRTELNRRGYSIHTLQTTVLSVRRGDKGELLEVLPKGTQGEGILQESLMYLEIDRCANTAELNVLSKELEQVLGEVRVAVTDFEPMKAKVQEILSGLDSSRYAVDPEEKAEIKSFLEWLVGNHFTFLGYEEFVVRNEADGGHIVYDQDSFLGLTKLLRTGLTYDDLRIEDYAVNYLREPTLLSFAKAAHPSRVHRPAYPDYVSIREIDADGKVIKECRFMGLYTSAVYGESVRVIPYIRRKVEEIERRSGFQAKAHLGKELAQVVEVLPRDDLFQTPVDELFNTVMSIVQIQERNKIRVFLRKDPYGRFCYCLAYVPRDIYSTEVRQKIQQVLMDRLKASDCEFWTFFSESVLARVQLILRVDPKNRLDIDPLQLEKEVVQACRSWQDDYATLVVESFGEAHGTNVLADFPKGFPAGYRERFAAHSAVVDMQHLLSLSEKNPLVMSFYQPLGQVSGQRELHCKLYHADTPLALSDVLPILENLGLRVLGEFPYRLRHNNGREFWIHDFAFTAAEGLELDIQQLNDTLQDAFVHIVRGDAENDAFNRLVLTAGLPWRDVALLRAYARYMKQIRLGFDLGYIATTLTNHTDIARELTRLFKTRFYLARKLGTDDLEDKQQRLEHAILTALDDVQVLNEDRILRRYLDLIKATLRTNFYQTDARGQNKSYFSFKFNPHQIPELPKPVPKFEIFVYSPRVEGVHLRFGNVARGGLRWSDREEDYRTEVLGLVKAQQVKNSVIVPVGAKGGFLPRRLPLGGSRDEIAAEGIACYRIFISGLLDITDNLKDGALVPPVNVVRHDDDDPYLVVAADKGTATFSDIANGIAIDYGFWLGDAFASGGSAGYDHKKMGITAKGAWVGVQRHFRERGINVQEDSITVVGVGDMAGDVFGNGLLMSDKLQLVAAFNHLHIFIDPNPEPANSFAERQRLFDLPRSAWSDYDTSIMSEGGGIFSRSAKSIAISPQMKERFDIQADKLTPTELLNALLKAPVDLLWNGGIGTYVKASSESHADVGDKANDALRVNGNELRCKVVGEGGNLGMTQLGRVEFGLNGGGSNTDFIDNAGGVDCSDHEVNIKILLNEVVHAGDMTEKQRNQLLGSMTDEVGNLVLGNNYKQTQALSLAARRAYVRIAEYKRLMNDLESRGKLDRAIEFLPSEEAINERVAEGHGLTRAELSVLISYSKIDLKEALLNSLVPDDDYLTRDMETAFPPSLVSKFSAAMRRHRLKREIVSTQIANDLVNHMGITFVQRLKESTGMSPANVAGAYVIVRDIFHLPHWFRQIEALDYQVSADVQLELMDELMRLGRRATRWFLRSRRNEQNAARDVAHFGPHLAALGLKLDELLEGPTREGWQTRYQAYVAAGVPELLARMVAGTTHLYTLLPIIEASDVTGQNPADVAKAYFAVGSALDITWYLQQISALPVENNWQALAREAFRDDVDWQQRAITISVLQQGDGSQDVETRLELWMEQHEGMIERWRAMLVELRAASGTDYAMYAVANRELLDLALSGQAVVPAAAPASKVLEPAA; this is encoded by the coding sequence ATGGCGTTCTTCACCGCAGCCAGCAAAGCCGACTTCCAGCACCAACTGCAAGCGGCACTGGCGCAGCACATCAGTGAACAGGCACTGCCACAAGTGGCGCTGTTCGCTGAACAATTCTTTGGCATCATTTCCCTGGACGAGCTGACCCAGCGTCGGTTGTCCGACCTCGCCGGCTGCACCCTTTCTGCGTGGCGCCTGCTTGAGCGCTTCGATCACGCGCAACCGCAAGTGCGCGTCTACAACCCCGACTACGAACGCCACGGCTGGCAGTCGACCCACACCGCGGTCGAAGTGCTGCACCACGACCTGCCGTTCCTGGTCGACTCGGTGCGTACCGAGCTGAATCGCCGCGGCTACAGCATCCATACCTTGCAAACCACTGTGCTGAGCGTGCGTCGCGGCGACAAGGGCGAATTGCTGGAAGTCCTGCCCAAGGGCACCCAGGGCGAAGGGATCCTGCAAGAATCCCTGATGTACCTGGAAATCGACCGCTGTGCCAACACGGCCGAATTGAATGTCCTGAGCAAAGAGCTGGAGCAGGTGCTCGGTGAAGTCCGCGTCGCGGTCACCGATTTCGAGCCGATGAAAGCCAAGGTCCAGGAAATCCTGAGCGGTCTGGACAGCAGCCGGTACGCTGTCGACCCTGAAGAAAAAGCCGAAATCAAAAGTTTCCTGGAATGGCTGGTGGGCAACCACTTCACCTTCCTCGGCTATGAAGAATTCGTGGTCCGCAATGAAGCCGACGGCGGCCACATCGTCTATGACCAGGATTCGTTCCTCGGTCTGACCAAGCTGCTGCGTACCGGCCTGACCTACGATGACCTGCGCATCGAAGACTACGCCGTGAACTACCTGCGCGAGCCGACGCTGCTGTCGTTCGCCAAGGCCGCGCACCCAAGCCGTGTGCACCGCCCGGCTTACCCGGACTATGTGTCGATCCGGGAAATCGACGCCGACGGCAAGGTCATCAAGGAATGCCGTTTCATGGGCCTGTACACCTCGGCGGTGTATGGCGAGAGCGTGCGGGTCATCCCGTACATCCGCCGCAAGGTCGAGGAAATCGAACGCCGCTCCGGCTTCCAGGCCAAGGCTCACCTGGGTAAGGAACTGGCGCAGGTGGTCGAAGTGCTGCCGCGCGACGATCTGTTCCAGACTCCGGTGGACGAGCTGTTCAATACCGTGATGTCGATCGTGCAGATCCAGGAACGCAACAAGATCCGCGTATTCCTGCGCAAAGACCCGTACGGCCGTTTCTGCTACTGCCTGGCCTACGTGCCGCGCGACATCTACTCCACCGAAGTGCGCCAGAAAATCCAGCAAGTGCTGATGGATCGCCTGAAAGCCTCGGATTGCGAGTTCTGGACCTTCTTCTCCGAATCGGTGCTGGCGCGTGTGCAGTTGATCCTGCGCGTCGATCCGAAGAACCGCCTGGACATCGACCCGCTCCAGCTGGAAAAAGAAGTGGTGCAAGCCTGCCGCAGCTGGCAGGACGACTACGCCACGCTGGTCGTCGAAAGCTTCGGCGAAGCCCACGGCACCAACGTGCTGGCCGACTTTCCGAAAGGCTTCCCGGCCGGTTACCGCGAGCGTTTCGCGGCGCATTCGGCGGTGGTCGACATGCAGCACCTGCTGAGCCTGAGCGAAAAAAATCCGCTGGTGATGAGCTTCTATCAGCCGCTGGGCCAGGTGTCCGGTCAGCGCGAGCTGCATTGCAAGCTGTACCACGCCGATACGCCGCTGGCGCTGTCCGACGTGTTGCCGATCCTGGAAAACCTCGGCCTGCGCGTGCTGGGTGAGTTCCCGTATCGCCTGCGTCACAACAACGGTCGCGAGTTCTGGATTCACGATTTCGCGTTCACCGCCGCCGAAGGCCTGGAACTCGACATCCAGCAACTCAACGACACCCTGCAGGATGCGTTCGTCCACATCGTGCGTGGCGATGCCGAGAACGATGCGTTCAACCGCCTGGTACTGACCGCGGGTCTACCGTGGCGCGATGTGGCACTGCTGCGGGCCTACGCCCGTTACATGAAGCAGATCCGCCTGGGCTTCGACCTGGGCTACATCGCCACCACCCTGACCAACCACACCGACATCGCTCGCGAGTTGACCCGGTTGTTCAAGACCCGTTTCTACCTGGCGCGCAAGCTCGGTACCGATGACCTGGAAGACAAGCAGCAACGTCTGGAACACGCGATTCTGACCGCGCTGGACGACGTCCAGGTGCTCAACGAAGACCGCATCCTGCGGCGCTACCTCGACCTGATCAAGGCCACCCTGCGGACCAACTTCTACCAGACCGATGCCCGGGGCCAGAACAAGTCGTACTTCAGCTTCAAGTTCAACCCGCACCAGATTCCGGAGCTGCCCAAGCCCGTACCGAAGTTCGAAATCTTCGTTTACTCGCCACGCGTCGAAGGCGTGCACCTGCGCTTCGGCAACGTCGCACGCGGCGGCCTGCGCTGGTCCGACCGTGAAGAAGACTACCGCACCGAAGTCCTGGGCCTGGTAAAAGCCCAGCAAGTGAAGAACTCGGTCATCGTCCCGGTCGGCGCCAAGGGCGGCTTCCTGCCACGTCGCTTGCCATTGGGCGGCAGCCGTGACGAGATCGCGGCCGAGGGCATCGCCTGCTACCGCATCTTCATTTCGGGCCTGTTGGACATCACCGACAACCTCAAGGACGGCGCCCTGGTGCCACCGGTCAACGTCGTGCGGCATGACGACGATGACCCGTACCTGGTCGTCGCCGCGGACAAAGGCACCGCGACCTTCTCCGACATCGCCAACGGCATTGCGATCGACTACGGCTTCTGGCTGGGCGATGCCTTTGCCTCTGGTGGTTCGGCCGGGTACGACCACAAGAAAATGGGGATCACCGCCAAGGGCGCGTGGGTCGGCGTACAACGCCACTTCCGTGAGCGCGGCATCAATGTCCAGGAAGACAGCATCACCGTAGTGGGCGTCGGCGACATGGCCGGTGACGTGTTCGGCAATGGCTTGTTGATGTCCGACAAGCTGCAACTGGTCGCCGCGTTCAACCACCTGCACATCTTCATCGACCCGAACCCGGAGCCGGCCAACAGCTTCGCCGAGCGTCAGCGCTTGTTCGACCTGCCGCGCTCGGCCTGGTCGGACTACGACACCAGCATCATGTCCGAAGGCGGCGGGATCTTCTCCCGTAGCGCGAAAAGCATCGCGATTTCCCCGCAGATGAAAGAGCGCTTCGACATCCAGGCCGACAAGCTGACCCCGACCGAGCTGCTCAATGCCTTGCTCAAGGCTCCGGTAGACCTGTTGTGGAACGGCGGCATCGGTACCTATGTCAAGGCCAGCAGCGAAAGCCACGCCGATGTCGGCGACAAGGCCAACGATGCGCTGCGCGTGAACGGCAACGAACTGCGCTGCAAAGTGGTGGGCGAGGGCGGTAACCTCGGTATGACTCAACTGGGTCGTGTCGAATTCGGCCTCAATGGCGGCGGTTCCAACACCGACTTCATCGACAACGCCGGTGGCGTGGACTGCTCCGACCACGAAGTGAACATCAAGATCCTGCTCAACGAAGTCGTGCACGCCGGTGACATGACCGAGAAGCAACGTAACCAGTTGCTTGGCAGCATGACCGACGAAGTCGGCAACCTGGTGCTCGGCAACAACTACAAGCAGACCCAGGCATTGTCCCTGGCGGCCCGTCGTGCCTACGTGCGGATTGCCGAATACAAGCGCCTGATGAACGATCTGGAAAGCCGCGGCAAGCTGGATCGCGCCATCGAGTTCCTGCCGTCGGAAGAGGCCATCAACGAGCGCGTCGCGGAAGGCCACGGCCTGACCCGTGCCGAGCTGTCGGTGCTGATCTCCTACAGCAAGATCGACCTCAAGGAAGCGCTGCTCAATTCCCTGGTGCCGGACGACGACTACCTGACGCGCGACATGGAAACCGCTTTCCCGCCAAGCCTGGTGAGCAAGTTCTCCGCCGCCATGCGCCGTCACCGCCTGAAACGCGAAATCGTCAGCACCCAGATCGCCAACGATCTGGTGAACCACATGGGCATCACCTTCGTGCAGCGCCTCAAGGAGTCGACCGGCATGAGCCCGGCGAATGTGGCGGGTGCCTACGTAATAGTTCGGGATATCTTCCACCTCCCGCACTGGTTCCGGCAGATAGAGGCCCTGGATTATCAGGTGTCAGCCGACGTGCAACTGGAGCTGATGGATGAGCTGATGCGCCTGGGCCGTCGCGCTACACGCTGGTTCCTGCGCAGCCGTCGCAACGAGCAGAACGCTGCCCGTGACGTCGCGCACTTCGGTCCGCACCTGGCGGCGCTGGGCCTCAAGCTCGACGAACTGCTGGAAGGTCCGACCCGTGAAGGCTGGCAGACCCGCTACCAGGCTTACGTCGCTGCTGGCGTGCCTGAGTTGCTGGCGCGCATGGTTGCAGGCACCACTCACCTGTACACCCTGCTGCCGATCATCGAGGCGTCCGACGTGACGGGCCAGAATCCCGCCGACGTCGCCAAGGCGTACTTCGCCGTGGGCAGCGCGCTGGACATCACATGGTACCTGCAGCAGATCAGCGCCCTGCCGGTTGAAAACAACTGGCAGGCCCTGGCCCGTGAAGCGTTCCGTGATGACGTCGACTGGCAGCAACGTGCGATCACCATCTCGGTCCTGCAACAGGGCGACGGCTCCCAGGACGTGGAAACACGCCTGGAACTGTGGATGGAGCAGCACGAGGGCATGATCGAACGCTGGCGCGCCATGCTGGTGGAACTGCGTGCCGCCAGCGGCACGGACTA
- a CDS encoding S8 family serine peptidase — MHDDNGSLVAPASDNAIPDYTGRQNYLQGKNAVAPYKIGGVNAVQAWKVPGGKGQNMHVISSEIDHWSYNHLDLPKPYLEVYDPQDPATVGSHDTASAGIIVARENDFGTTGIAPDAQLGYLQWGSDRFMQLAERLNEGDVVQLGVQYGYGSFPEVGCWQDCYMPLEDYEPVRDTISYLTEEKGVHVILAAANGNINLDHPYFEGYFDRNLFDSGAIYAGAVDPKTGLRAGFSEYGSRVDLFSWGDFVTTTTWSRQNPTTGYTHDYSGTSSSNPILAGVVASLQGVARANGLGNIPPKALRALLVTTGYPQINGNSSEIGVQPDLEAAIEKMLAARPNRPPVGTLEGDSTVASGKTITFTANASDPDGDPLAYSWKPPIGFTGATGNTRSVNLTAPTVSNDVSAMVNAEVSDGRGGVLPLHKQITVKAPTEDSCGDIPKWDPARIYETYAEAVAYKGKVYKQNFYNINKPPDVNSAEFGKEWLQGIACR, encoded by the coding sequence ATGCATGACGATAACGGCTCGCTCGTTGCACCAGCGTCAGACAACGCGATTCCGGACTACACGGGACGGCAAAACTATCTGCAAGGCAAAAACGCAGTCGCTCCGTACAAGATCGGTGGCGTGAATGCCGTGCAAGCCTGGAAGGTTCCAGGTGGCAAAGGCCAAAACATGCATGTCATTTCATCAGAAATTGATCACTGGTCCTACAACCACCTGGATTTACCAAAGCCCTACCTGGAAGTTTATGACCCGCAAGACCCGGCAACAGTAGGCTCCCATGACACTGCCAGCGCAGGCATTATCGTGGCCAGGGAAAATGACTTTGGCACGACCGGGATTGCACCCGATGCACAACTCGGTTACCTGCAATGGGGGTCAGACAGATTCATGCAGTTGGCAGAGCGATTGAATGAAGGTGACGTCGTGCAATTAGGTGTGCAGTACGGTTACGGGTCTTTCCCCGAAGTAGGATGCTGGCAAGACTGCTACATGCCGCTGGAAGACTACGAACCGGTCCGCGACACTATTTCTTATCTTACTGAAGAAAAGGGTGTTCACGTTATCCTGGCTGCGGCCAATGGCAACATCAACCTGGATCATCCGTATTTCGAAGGTTATTTTGATCGCAACCTGTTCGATTCCGGTGCTATTTATGCGGGTGCTGTTGATCCCAAAACCGGCCTCAGAGCGGGTTTTTCCGAGTATGGCAGTCGCGTCGACTTATTCAGCTGGGGAGATTTTGTTACCACCACCACCTGGAGCCGGCAAAACCCGACTACAGGTTACACCCATGATTACAGCGGCACTTCCTCCTCTAATCCGATCCTTGCAGGAGTCGTTGCTTCCTTGCAGGGTGTAGCACGCGCCAATGGATTGGGTAATATCCCACCTAAAGCATTACGTGCACTGCTCGTCACGACCGGATATCCACAAATCAACGGTAATTCCAGCGAAATTGGCGTGCAACCTGACTTGGAAGCCGCCATTGAAAAGATGCTCGCGGCGCGACCTAACCGTCCACCGGTCGGTACTTTAGAGGGCGATAGCACCGTTGCTTCCGGCAAGACTATTACCTTCACCGCCAATGCCAGTGATCCCGATGGCGACCCACTCGCTTATAGCTGGAAGCCACCAATCGGATTTACCGGGGCGACTGGTAATACTCGCAGCGTCAATCTCACCGCGCCAACGGTGAGCAACGATGTCAGCGCCATGGTCAATGCCGAGGTATCCGATGGTCGTGGCGGCGTTTTGCCATTGCACAAGCAGATCACCGTAAAAGCGCCCACCGAGGATAGTTGTGGCGACATACCGAAGTGGGACCCCGCCAGGATTTATGAAACCTACGCAGAGGCGGTCGCGTACAAAGGCAAAGTGTACAAGCAGAATTTCTACAACATTAACAAACCGCCGGATGTCAACTCGGCAGAATTTGGCAAGGAATGGCTCCAGGGGATAGCGTGCCGGTAA
- a CDS encoding DUF4381 domain-containing protein, with protein sequence MSSLEQLQPLISPPPIEFWPPAPGWWLLLLLLPVLGFGMWQLRRLLPDNRPVVRAEQPLDPVRIAALAELALMPKPYDGAPAGAWLQQLNGLLKRLCRNHYPYSQSHTLNGRKWLAFLDNRCPAAGLTRWMVLVEGAYKPECKLDDKAIAGLTQAVDTWIRKHV encoded by the coding sequence ATGAGCAGCCTCGAGCAACTGCAACCGCTGATTTCGCCGCCACCGATCGAATTCTGGCCACCGGCGCCGGGCTGGTGGTTACTGCTGCTGTTATTGCCTGTGTTAGGTTTCGGCATGTGGCAATTACGACGCTTGCTTCCCGACAACCGCCCAGTCGTGCGCGCCGAACAACCGCTGGACCCGGTGCGCATCGCGGCCCTGGCCGAGCTCGCACTGATGCCCAAGCCTTACGACGGCGCACCGGCCGGTGCCTGGCTGCAGCAACTCAACGGTTTGCTCAAGCGCCTGTGCCGCAACCACTACCCGTACAGCCAGAGCCACACCCTGAACGGGCGCAAATGGCTGGCCTTTCTCGACAACCGCTGCCCGGCTGCCGGCCTGACCCGCTGGATGGTGCTGGTCGAAGGCGCCTACAAGCCTGAATGCAAGCTCGACGACAAGGCCATCGCCGGCCTGACTCAAGCGGTCGATACCTGGATTCGCAAGCATGTTTGA
- a CDS encoding DUF58 domain-containing protein, with amino-acid sequence MTALLPSEPGIRVSLAELIEMRHRVREVQLFSTPSQRSPLIGLHHSKLRGRGVDFDQVRVYQAGDDVRSIDWRVTARTQEPHTKLFHEERERPIFIMVEQSCRLFFGSGLMFKSVLAAQAASLIGWAALGHNDRVGGLVFGDKEHYEIKPRRSKQSLLQLLNRLVRVNQSLHTETEPDRDAFNIALRRAREVLRPGSLVIVICDERALTEGAEQQLSLLSRHCDLLLLPVSDPLDHALPAAGLLRFAERGAQLELDTLNFDLRQTYRAQAEARVARWELLAQKLRVLLMPLSTQSEMVEQLREYLNPERPGKSR; translated from the coding sequence ATGACCGCCCTCCTGCCGTCCGAACCGGGCATCCGTGTCAGCCTCGCCGAACTGATCGAAATGCGCCATCGAGTGCGTGAAGTGCAACTGTTCTCGACGCCGAGCCAGCGCAGCCCGCTGATCGGCCTGCATCATTCGAAACTGCGTGGCCGTGGCGTGGATTTCGACCAGGTGCGGGTCTATCAGGCCGGCGACGACGTGCGCAGCATCGATTGGCGCGTCACCGCCCGCACTCAGGAACCGCACACCAAGCTGTTCCACGAAGAGCGCGAGCGGCCGATTTTCATCATGGTCGAGCAAAGCTGCCGGCTGTTTTTCGGTTCGGGGCTGATGTTCAAATCGGTACTCGCCGCCCAGGCCGCGAGCCTGATCGGCTGGGCGGCGCTGGGTCATAACGACCGGGTCGGCGGCCTGGTGTTCGGTGACAAAGAGCATTACGAGATCAAGCCACGGCGCAGCAAGCAGAGCCTGTTGCAGTTGCTCAATCGCCTGGTGCGGGTCAATCAGTCGTTGCACACCGAAACCGAGCCGGACCGCGACGCGTTCAATATTGCCCTGCGCCGTGCCCGGGAAGTCCTGCGTCCCGGCAGCCTGGTGATCGTGATCTGCGACGAACGCGCCCTGACCGAGGGCGCCGAACAGCAGCTCAGCCTGTTGTCGCGCCATTGCGACCTGTTGTTGCTGCCGGTGTCCGATCCGCTTGATCATGCCCTGCCTGCCGCCGGGCTGCTGCGCTTCGCGGAACGGGGGGCGCAACTGGAACTCGACACCCTCAATTTCGACCTGCGCCAGACTTACCGCGCCCAGGCCGAGGCGCGCGTCGCTCGCTGGGAACTGCTGGCGCAGAAACTGCGGGTGCTGTTGATGCCGTTGAGCACGCAGAGCGAGATGGTCGAACAACTGCGCGAGTACCTCAACCCAGAACGTCCGGGGAAAAGCCGATGA
- a CDS encoding MoxR family ATPase yields the protein MEHREALLALRTFLSTQILGQEKLIERLLIALLADGHMLVEGAPGLAKTKAIKELAEGIEAQFHRIQFTPDLLPADITGTEIYRPETGSFVFQQGPIFHNLVLADEINRAPAKVQSALLEAMGERQVSVGRSTYELSPLFLVMATQNPIEQEGTYPLPEAQLDRFLMHVKIGFPDAAVERRILQQARGEALNGETKPERRVSQQAIFAARKEILGLYMADAVEEYLVQLVMATRTPAKFDPEMAEWIAYGASPRGSIALDRCARAHAWLAGRDFVSPEDIQAVLFDVLRHRIILSFEAEAAGIDQDRVVQRILDVVAVA from the coding sequence ATGGAACATCGTGAAGCGCTGCTAGCGCTGCGAACCTTTCTTTCAACGCAGATTCTCGGCCAGGAAAAACTCATCGAGCGCTTGCTCATCGCCCTGCTCGCCGACGGTCACATGCTGGTCGAGGGCGCGCCAGGCCTGGCCAAGACCAAGGCCATCAAAGAACTCGCCGAAGGCATCGAAGCCCAGTTCCACCGCATCCAGTTCACCCCTGATCTGTTGCCGGCCGACATCACCGGCACGGAAATCTATCGCCCGGAAACTGGCAGTTTCGTGTTTCAGCAAGGCCCGATCTTCCACAACCTGGTGCTGGCGGACGAAATCAACCGTGCGCCGGCCAAGGTCCAGTCGGCGCTGCTCGAAGCCATGGGCGAGCGCCAGGTCAGTGTCGGGCGCAGCACGTATGAGTTGTCGCCGTTGTTCCTGGTGATGGCCACGCAAAACCCGATCGAGCAGGAAGGCACCTACCCGCTGCCCGAAGCGCAGCTGGACCGTTTCCTGATGCACGTGAAAATCGGCTTTCCGGACGCTGCCGTCGAACGCCGCATCCTGCAGCAAGCCCGTGGCGAAGCCTTGAACGGCGAAACCAAGCCCGAGCGACGGGTCAGCCAGCAGGCGATCTTCGCCGCACGCAAGGAGATTCTCGGCCTGTACATGGCCGACGCCGTGGAGGAATACCTGGTGCAACTGGTCATGGCCACGCGCACCCCGGCCAAGTTCGACCCGGAGATGGCCGAATGGATCGCCTATGGCGCCAGTCCCCGCGGCTCGATTGCCCTGGACCGTTGCGCCCGGGCCCACGCCTGGCTGGCGGGGCGTGACTTCGTCAGCCCCGAAGACATTCAAGCCGTGCTGTTCGACGTACTGCGCCACCGCATCATTCTTTCCTTTGAAGCCGAAGCCGCCGGTATCGACCAGGACCGGGTGGTCCAGCGGATCCTCGACGTCGTAGCCGTCGCTTGA